Proteins encoded by one window of Chryseobacterium aquaeductus:
- the sucC gene encoding ADP-forming succinate--CoA ligase subunit beta has translation MNLHEYQSKEILSKYGVAIQRGHVANNVEEAVAAAEKLTAETGAQAWVVKAQIHAGGRGKGGGVKFSPNMDKLKENAQNIIGMQLITPQTSAEGKLVNSVLVAEDVYYPGETETKEFYVSILLDRAEGKNTIVYSTEGGMDIEHVAEVTPHLIHNELIDPTLGLQGFQARKIAFNLGLEGNAFKEFTKFITSLYNAYVGIDASLFEINPVLKTSDNKIIAVDAKVTLDGNSLFRHKDLEALRDTREEDPIDVEAGEAGLNFVKLDGNVACMVNGAGLAMATMDIIKLSGGNPANFLDVGGTADAARVQTAFGIILRDPNVKAILINIFGGIVRCDRVAQGVVDAYRAMGSLPVPLIVRLQGTNAVEAKRLIDESGLPVHSAITLEEAANKVKEVLA, from the coding sequence ATGAATCTTCACGAGTATCAATCAAAAGAGATTTTATCAAAGTACGGAGTAGCAATACAACGAGGTCACGTTGCAAACAACGTAGAAGAAGCTGTAGCTGCTGCAGAAAAACTGACTGCTGAAACCGGAGCTCAGGCTTGGGTTGTAAAAGCACAGATTCACGCAGGTGGTCGTGGTAAAGGTGGTGGTGTAAAGTTTTCTCCGAACATGGACAAATTGAAGGAGAACGCTCAAAACATTATCGGAATGCAATTGATCACTCCTCAGACTTCTGCTGAAGGCAAATTGGTAAATTCTGTATTGGTAGCAGAGGATGTATATTATCCTGGAGAAACTGAAACTAAAGAATTTTATGTTTCTATTCTTTTAGACAGAGCTGAAGGTAAAAATACAATCGTATATTCTACTGAAGGTGGTATGGATATTGAGCACGTTGCTGAAGTAACACCTCACTTGATCCACAACGAATTGATCGATCCTACTTTGGGTCTTCAAGGTTTTCAGGCTAGAAAAATTGCTTTCAACCTAGGTCTTGAAGGAAATGCGTTCAAAGAATTTACAAAATTCATCACTTCTTTATATAATGCTTATGTAGGAATTGATGCTTCGTTATTTGAAATCAACCCGGTTTTAAAAACTTCTGATAACAAAATTATCGCTGTAGATGCAAAAGTAACTTTGGATGGTAACTCATTATTCCGTCACAAAGATCTTGAAGCATTGAGAGATACAAGAGAAGAAGATCCTATCGATGTAGAAGCTGGTGAAGCTGGTCTTAACTTCGTAAAGCTTGACGGTAACGTTGCTTGTATGGTAAACGGTGCTGGTCTTGCAATGGCAACTATGGATATCATCAAATTATCTGGTGGTAACCCTGCAAACTTCCTGGACGTTGGTGGTACTGCAGATGCTGCAAGAGTACAGACTGCTTTTGGAATCATCTTAAGAGATCCAAACGTAAAAGCAATCTTGATCAATATCTTTGGAGGTATCGTAAGATGCGATAGAGTTGCTCAAGGTGTTGTAGATGCTTACAGAGCTATGGGTAGCCTTCCTGTGCCGTTGATCGTGAGATTACAAGGTACAAATGCTGTAGAAGCTAAAAGATTAATTGACGAGTCTGGTCTTCCGGTACACTCTGCAATTACTTTAGAAGAAGCTGCAAACAAAGTAAAAGAAGTTTTAGCTTAG
- a CDS encoding oxygenase MpaB family protein, producing MMATYIGFSLVFLHSLHKLGNTISEEEEKGHFHLWKYVGYLLGIPEELLPNDKKQATEFFYLWTSVQPSSDKDSVLLAHSLLNESLENPILKFKFQRRNLRYLHICCTWFLLDHEVCKRLQIPDVPFKNGFPKMKRIINKIYDSTVSRDARIKKGNKDQMKVLEDYLRVTQNSNFR from the coding sequence ATGATGGCAACATATATAGGTTTTAGTTTAGTTTTTTTGCATAGTCTTCATAAATTGGGAAACACGATTTCTGAAGAAGAGGAAAAAGGTCATTTTCACCTGTGGAAATACGTTGGTTATCTTTTGGGAATTCCGGAAGAACTTTTGCCAAACGACAAAAAACAGGCGACAGAATTTTTCTATTTATGGACTTCCGTACAACCCTCATCAGACAAAGATTCAGTTTTACTTGCACATTCTCTACTGAATGAATCGCTTGAAAATCCGATCTTGAAATTTAAATTTCAAAGACGAAATCTTCGCTATCTGCACATCTGTTGCACTTGGTTTTTACTCGATCATGAAGTGTGCAAAAGACTTCAGATTCCTGATGTTCCGTTCAAAAATGGCTTTCCAAAAATGAAAAGAATCATCAATAAAATATACGATTCTACGGTGAGCCGTGATGCGAGAATCAAAAAAGGGAACAAAGATCAGATGAAGGTTTTGGAAGATTATTTGAGAGTTACACAGAACTCAAATTTTCGCTAG
- a CDS encoding peptidase domain-containing ABC transporter, whose product METTPKQHGYNLFKYVTKEKKDVTNIYFYAILNGLVQLSVPLGIQSIVSFVMGATMATSIYILIIFVVIGTWLVGYFRLKVMQIIEKIQQKIFVEFSLAFAEKLPKVNLSDTRKYYLPELVNRFFDTQNLQKGISKILLEIPTAIIQIFFGILLLSFYHPWFLVFGALVIICVIIIFRFTMESGIQSSLEESEKKYEVASWIEDIAASIKTFKINSKSDAHLSGVDDRVMGYLDFRTSHFRVLVVQYKTIIAFKVIITLVMLVIGTYLLINQQLNIGAFIATEIVVLSIMTAVEKLIISLESYYDVIAALAKLNKVTDLPEENNGEIVLEENYQGLELEFKEVNFSFNEHQSILRNINFKVPENTLTVISGKLGAGKSLLLNMITGFYEPTSGSVLFDKIPLKNINKTELRNQIGLYLEDMTIIKGTVQENIILGNTNISPESILDLAEEIGIDNISSQFSSGFYTEISETDTEISFSSKKKILLLRSLLGNKRLLVLEDPLDGMNDEFRNKIMLYLNKIKKSTTVIIVSQDQNLMQLADQRLHLQNGTLEIV is encoded by the coding sequence ATGGAAACTACTCCAAAACAGCACGGTTACAATCTCTTTAAGTACGTTACCAAAGAGAAAAAAGACGTGACCAATATTTATTTTTATGCAATTTTGAACGGTTTGGTGCAACTGAGTGTACCACTAGGGATACAGTCTATCGTAAGTTTTGTGATGGGAGCCACAATGGCAACTTCAATTTATATATTGATCATTTTTGTGGTTATCGGAACTTGGTTGGTAGGATATTTCAGGTTAAAAGTAATGCAGATCATTGAGAAAATACAGCAGAAAATATTTGTGGAGTTTTCTTTGGCATTTGCAGAAAAATTACCCAAAGTAAATTTGTCGGATACCAGAAAATATTACCTTCCTGAACTTGTCAATCGTTTTTTCGATACCCAAAATTTACAGAAGGGAATCTCAAAAATACTTCTGGAAATCCCTACAGCGATTATTCAGATCTTTTTCGGTATTCTACTGCTTTCATTTTATCATCCTTGGTTTTTAGTTTTTGGGGCGCTTGTCATCATTTGTGTGATCATTATCTTCAGATTTACAATGGAAAGCGGTATCCAATCTAGTTTGGAAGAAAGCGAAAAAAAGTATGAAGTGGCATCATGGATTGAGGATATTGCAGCGTCTATCAAGACATTTAAAATCAATTCTAAATCTGATGCGCATCTTTCCGGAGTTGATGACCGTGTGATGGGTTACCTCGATTTCAGAACCTCTCATTTCCGTGTTTTGGTGGTGCAGTACAAAACTATTATTGCTTTTAAAGTGATCATAACGCTCGTAATGTTGGTAATAGGAACTTATTTGTTGATCAATCAGCAACTGAATATCGGGGCATTTATCGCAACTGAAATTGTAGTTCTCAGCATTATGACCGCTGTAGAAAAATTGATTATCAGTTTAGAAAGTTATTACGATGTTATTGCGGCTTTGGCAAAACTGAATAAAGTAACAGATTTACCCGAAGAGAATAATGGCGAGATCGTTTTGGAAGAAAATTATCAAGGGTTGGAACTCGAATTTAAAGAAGTCAACTTTTCTTTTAATGAACATCAGAGTATTTTGAGAAATATCAATTTTAAAGTTCCTGAAAACACACTTACGGTAATCTCCGGAAAGTTAGGAGCAGGAAAATCTCTTCTTCTTAATATGATTACTGGTTTTTATGAGCCCACTTCAGGATCTGTACTTTTTGATAAAATTCCTCTAAAAAATATCAATAAAACGGAATTGAGAAATCAAATCGGTCTGTATCTGGAAGATATGACAATCATTAAAGGTACTGTGCAGGAAAATATTATTCTTGGCAACACAAACATCAGTCCGGAAAGCATTCTTGATCTTGCCGAGGAAATCGGAATTGATAATATTTCCAGTCAGTTCAGTTCAGGATTTTACACAGAAATTAGTGAGACAGACACCGAAATTTCATTCAGCTCAAAAAAGAAAATTCTACTTCTCAGATCCTTGTTGGGAAACAAAAGATTGCTTGTGTTAGAAGATCCGCTTGATGGGATGAATGACGAATTCAGAAACAAAATAATGCTGTATCTCAACAAGATTAAAAAGAGCACCACTGTGATTATCGTATCTCAGGATCAGAATCTGATGCAGCTTGCAGACCAGCGTCTTCATCTTCAAAACGGGACTTTAGAAATCGTTTAA
- a CDS encoding TetR/AcrR family transcriptional regulator codes for MEFQLKFKVNQNLFLRDPENSEIGKSIVKNSIDLIFEMGFENFTFKKLAQKISSTEATIYRYFSSKHKLLTYILNWYWSYLELISKFRLSEIKDSQEKIEKLLNIITHQENYENAIEDYDLSKLHAIVIAESSKSYLVKEVDEINKDLVFNPLKSLCNFFGEVISEAKPDFPYPLSFASTLLETAHNQQFFSEHLPKLTDNHLDKMEHKKYVLEYLRYITFSLIK; via the coding sequence ATGGAATTTCAATTAAAATTTAAAGTCAACCAAAATCTGTTTCTCCGTGATCCGGAAAATAGTGAGATCGGCAAATCTATTGTGAAAAATTCGATAGATCTGATATTTGAAATGGGTTTTGAAAATTTTACTTTTAAAAAACTGGCGCAAAAAATAAGTTCGACAGAAGCAACCATTTACAGGTATTTTTCTTCTAAACATAAATTATTGACCTATATTCTCAATTGGTACTGGTCTTATCTTGAGCTTATTTCAAAATTCCGTCTTTCTGAAATAAAAGATTCACAGGAAAAAATCGAAAAACTTTTAAACATCATTACACATCAGGAAAACTACGAAAACGCAATAGAAGACTATGATTTGTCTAAACTTCATGCTATCGTCATTGCAGAAAGCAGCAAATCTTATTTGGTGAAAGAAGTTGACGAGATCAATAAAGATTTGGTTTTTAATCCTTTAAAAAGTCTGTGTAATTTTTTTGGTGAGGTTATTTCCGAAGCCAAACCAGATTTTCCTTATCCGTTGTCTTTTGCAAGCACGCTTTTGGAAACTGCTCATAATCAACAATTTTTCAGTGAACATTTGCCGAAGCTTACGGATAATCATTTGGATAAAATGGAACATAAAAAATATGTTTTAGAATATTTGCGATACATCACTTTTAGTCTCATAAAATAA
- a CDS encoding TolC family protein encodes MKNLNRNWTTVFLLLIFQFSFGQDSLKLSHQEFLAIVKRYHPLAFKYQLQNKIAEAEITRARGNFDPVLAGKLGEKNIDGTRYYQQKNIELDIPTWYGVNINGAYNYLDGEKLNNSDTRGGLAQFGITVPLAKNFLYDKRRAMLDQAKFALRMTEAEQIVLTNELLLEAENTYWEWVKNFEIYELQRKSVQINIDRLELTKKTYNYGERPAIDTVEAASQLQSFQLQERDAYLNFVKSTQDLQLYLWKDNQEIYEISQLIFPSTHLEEHNGYSDFEFLVQDVQSKQLNNHASLQYYFQKENILESERRLKWQSFLPKIDFTYNFFNKENYRAEYLPLFDNNFQYGIKLEIPIFQREARADYQIAKLKITQNQQDVQLKTREIVTKIETYKNEVLSYQLQIDLADNNLKNYQKLLNAEEMRYNNGESSLFLINTRENKLIEAREKNIELKAKFLKSYNKLKWLNENFRF; translated from the coding sequence ATGAAAAATCTAAATAGAAATTGGACGACAGTTTTTTTGTTGCTGATTTTTCAGTTTTCTTTCGGGCAAGATTCTTTGAAGCTTTCTCATCAGGAATTTCTTGCGATTGTAAAAAGATACCATCCGTTGGCATTCAAATATCAGCTTCAGAATAAAATTGCAGAAGCAGAAATTACCAGAGCAAGAGGGAATTTTGATCCTGTGCTGGCAGGAAAGCTCGGCGAGAAAAATATTGATGGTACGCGATATTATCAGCAAAAAAATATCGAACTGGATATTCCTACATGGTACGGAGTCAATATCAACGGAGCATACAATTATCTGGACGGTGAAAAATTAAATAACAGTGATACCAGAGGTGGCTTGGCTCAATTTGGAATTACAGTTCCGCTTGCCAAAAATTTTCTCTATGATAAACGCAGAGCAATGCTGGATCAGGCAAAATTTGCTTTGAGAATGACAGAAGCAGAACAAATCGTTTTGACAAACGAACTTCTTCTGGAAGCCGAAAATACGTACTGGGAATGGGTAAAGAATTTTGAAATCTATGAATTGCAGAGAAAATCGGTACAGATTAATATAGATAGATTGGAGCTCACAAAAAAAACGTACAACTACGGCGAAAGACCTGCGATTGATACTGTAGAAGCTGCATCGCAATTGCAAAGTTTCCAGCTTCAGGAAAGAGATGCGTATCTTAATTTTGTGAAGAGTACACAAGATTTACAGCTGTATTTATGGAAAGATAATCAGGAAATCTACGAAATTTCGCAACTTATTTTTCCGTCGACACATCTTGAAGAACATAATGGATACAGTGATTTTGAATTTTTGGTGCAGGATGTACAGTCTAAGCAGCTTAATAATCATGCATCATTGCAATATTATTTTCAGAAAGAAAACATTCTTGAAAGTGAAAGAAGGCTAAAATGGCAAAGCTTTCTCCCAAAAATAGATTTTACCTACAACTTTTTTAATAAAGAAAATTACCGAGCAGAATATTTACCATTATTCGATAATAATTTTCAATACGGCATCAAATTAGAAATCCCGATTTTTCAGAGAGAAGCCAGAGCAGATTATCAGATTGCTAAACTGAAGATCACCCAAAACCAGCAAGATGTACAGCTGAAAACTAGGGAAATTGTGACAAAGATTGAAACCTATAAAAACGAAGTTTTAAGTTATCAACTTCAGATCGATCTTGCCGACAATAATCTCAAGAATTACCAAAAACTTCTAAATGCAGAAGAAATGCGGTACAACAATGGAGAAAGTTCACTTTTTCTCATCAACACCCGCGAAAATAAATTG
- a CDS encoding reprolysin-like metallopeptidase, giving the protein MKSKLLLLSCLFFAIFSFGQQNYWSKLTRNTSDELRPRWTTPKVFSLYQVDLEKIKDDLKNAPKRFSGNESLIIKFPDADGNLRNYIIQEASIMEPALQAQFPEMRTYIGWEKASPSNTIRFSVTPQTGISVIYFNGWEVSYLDSYTKNNSSYIIYKRKDLPKNDRLFECHVEDILDKNTNLNTSAKAPLVSDGFLRTYRLALSATGEYTAFHGGTVPLAMAAMVTTMNRVNGIYEKSISVTMVMVANNSSLIYVNAATDPFTNGNPNTMITENQNNTTSVIGSANYDIGHVFGTNSGGLAGLGVVCNTTNKARGVTGSGAPVGDPFDIDYVAHEIGHQFGANHTFRNCGGNENNSTAYEPGSGSTIMAYAGICGSTLNVQNFSDPYFHAASIVEMNVVIKRTTDCSVKTSNNNGVPTADAGIDYIIPRGTAFVLTGTGTDPNNDPITYLWEQYNNTNSTQPPVSTATVGPVYRSLTPSTSPMRYFPNMTSVLANNLIPKWEVTPSVARTLNFSLLVNDNKATGNQSANDAMIVTVTTDGPFAVTSQPTNTSYSAANPITVTWNVAGTNTGTINTPNVTILLSKDNGLTFNTVLAASVPNNGSAVVNLPNENIASARIMVKALGNIYFALNPSFFSVTSFLATSETSTTSFSIFPNPAKDEVNIKLKNQSDSGKYSMYDMSGKLVKSGEIKGNTKIRTDEFQTGNYVIIVQLQNGEIYNEKLIIKK; this is encoded by the coding sequence ATGAAATCAAAATTACTTCTTCTTTCCTGCCTATTCTTTGCAATATTTAGCTTTGGGCAGCAAAATTATTGGTCAAAACTCACAAGAAATACATCAGATGAATTGAGACCAAGATGGACGACTCCTAAAGTTTTTTCCTTATATCAAGTAGATTTAGAAAAAATAAAAGATGATTTGAAAAATGCCCCAAAACGTTTTTCGGGTAACGAAAGTCTCATCATAAAATTCCCGGATGCAGATGGAAACTTAAGAAACTACATTATTCAGGAGGCATCCATAATGGAACCTGCGTTACAGGCTCAATTCCCTGAAATGAGAACCTACATCGGTTGGGAGAAAGCTAGCCCATCAAACACGATACGTTTCAGTGTAACACCACAAACCGGCATCAGTGTAATCTATTTTAACGGTTGGGAGGTAAGCTATCTTGACAGTTACACAAAAAACAATTCATCATATATTATATACAAAAGAAAAGATTTACCGAAAAATGACAGACTTTTCGAATGTCATGTTGAAGATATATTAGATAAAAACACCAATTTAAATACTTCCGCAAAAGCTCCACTAGTATCTGACGGCTTTTTAAGAACGTACAGACTTGCATTATCTGCAACAGGAGAATATACAGCTTTTCATGGTGGAACTGTTCCTTTAGCAATGGCGGCTATGGTAACGACTATGAACAGAGTAAACGGAATTTATGAAAAATCAATTTCGGTGACGATGGTAATGGTTGCCAATAACAGTTCACTCATCTATGTGAATGCTGCAACAGACCCATTTACAAACGGAAATCCCAATACAATGATTACCGAAAATCAAAATAATACAACATCTGTCATTGGATCTGCAAACTATGATATCGGTCATGTATTTGGTACAAACAGTGGTGGTTTAGCAGGATTAGGTGTCGTTTGTAATACGACCAATAAAGCGAGAGGAGTTACAGGTTCAGGTGCTCCAGTAGGCGATCCTTTTGATATCGATTATGTAGCTCACGAAATTGGTCACCAGTTTGGAGCAAATCATACTTTTAGAAATTGTGGAGGCAATGAAAACAATAGTACAGCGTACGAACCTGGAAGTGGCTCAACCATAATGGCTTATGCAGGAATCTGTGGCTCTACATTGAATGTGCAAAATTTTAGCGACCCTTATTTTCATGCAGCAAGCATTGTGGAAATGAATGTTGTAATAAAAAGAACGACCGATTGCTCGGTAAAAACATCTAATAATAATGGTGTGCCGACTGCGGATGCAGGAATTGATTACATTATTCCTAGAGGTACAGCTTTTGTCTTAACAGGAACCGGAACTGATCCTAATAATGATCCTATAACTTATTTGTGGGAGCAGTATAACAATACCAACAGTACACAACCTCCGGTTTCTACAGCTACCGTAGGTCCTGTTTATCGTTCATTGACTCCTTCTACCTCTCCGATGAGATATTTTCCAAATATGACTTCCGTTTTGGCAAATAATCTTATTCCAAAATGGGAAGTAACACCTAGCGTTGCAAGAACATTAAATTTTTCGCTTTTGGTTAATGATAATAAAGCTACAGGAAATCAATCTGCCAATGATGCGATGATTGTTACCGTAACCACTGACGGACCATTTGCTGTGACTTCCCAACCAACCAATACATCTTACAGTGCAGCAAACCCAATCACTGTAACCTGGAACGTTGCAGGAACCAACACAGGAACTATCAATACTCCAAACGTCACGATCTTGCTTTCAAAAGATAATGGCTTAACCTTCAACACGGTTTTGGCGGCAAGTGTTCCGAATAATGGTTCTGCGGTAGTTAATTTACCTAACGAAAATATTGCTTCAGCAAGGATCATGGTAAAAGCTTTAGGAAATATTTATTTTGCATTAAATCCTTCATTCTTTTCGGTAACGAGCTTTCTTGCGACATCTGAAACAAGCACAACAAGTTTTTCTATATTCCCGAATCCTGCAAAAGATGAGGTGAATATCAAACTAAAAAACCAATCTGATTCAGGAAAATATTCTATGTATGATATGTCCGGAAAATTGGTGAAATCTGGTGAAATTAAAGGAAATACTAAAATCAGAACAGATGAATTTCAAACCGGAAATTATGTAATTATTGTACAATTACAAAACGGCGAAATTTATAATGAAAAATTGATTATTAAAAAATAG
- a CDS encoding HlyD family secretion protein, whose product MKIHSYDKIYHINKKTKVKRWFLFIFLAGIIVLFLPWTQNIKVKGNATTLYQDQRPQQLNSPIPGRIIKWNVKNGDYVKKGDTLLKLSEVKEDYLDPLLVQRTEQQVDAKKGVRDYYQAKIGTTNSQLDALNSSRDLKLNQLKIKISQLNNKLAGEEAELAAANNELRLSEDQYARQKKMYDEGLVSLTQFQQRNVSFQNAAAKKTSAENKVAQTRQEIMNVSIEQNATIQDYTEKLSKIEGERFQSMGQIEGSDGEIAKLQNQVANYKARQGLYFILASQDGQIVQINKAGIGEILKDGENIATIVPNKIDYAVEIYIKPVDLPLVKEGQRVMCIFDGFPAIVFSGWPNSSYGTFAGKVIAVENNISPNGLFKALVIEDKNEKQWPPKIKIGTGVQGIAILNDVPIWYELWRNINGFPPDYYEVKPEKSAANEKSK is encoded by the coding sequence ATGAAAATTCATTCATACGACAAAATATATCACATCAATAAAAAAACCAAAGTTAAAAGATGGTTTCTTTTCATTTTTTTGGCAGGAATTATTGTTCTCTTTTTACCATGGACTCAAAATATCAAGGTAAAAGGTAATGCCACTACATTATATCAAGATCAGCGACCGCAACAGCTCAATTCTCCCATTCCCGGAAGAATCATCAAATGGAATGTGAAAAATGGAGACTATGTAAAAAAAGGAGATACATTGCTGAAACTTTCTGAAGTGAAAGAAGATTATCTGGATCCTCTTTTGGTGCAAAGAACTGAGCAACAGGTTGATGCTAAAAAAGGTGTTCGGGATTATTATCAGGCAAAAATAGGAACCACCAACAGCCAGCTTGATGCTCTCAACTCGTCAAGAGATTTGAAACTTAATCAGCTGAAAATTAAAATAAGTCAACTTAACAATAAACTTGCGGGTGAAGAAGCAGAACTTGCAGCTGCCAATAATGAATTAAGATTGAGTGAAGATCAATACGCCAGACAAAAAAAAATGTATGACGAAGGATTGGTCTCTCTTACGCAGTTTCAACAAAGAAATGTGTCTTTCCAAAATGCTGCAGCAAAAAAAACTTCTGCAGAAAATAAAGTAGCGCAAACACGACAAGAAATTATGAATGTGAGCATCGAACAAAATGCGACCATTCAGGATTATACAGAGAAACTGAGTAAAATAGAGGGTGAACGTTTTCAAAGTATGGGACAGATTGAAGGAAGTGATGGCGAAATTGCAAAACTTCAAAATCAGGTTGCCAATTATAAGGCGAGACAAGGTTTGTATTTTATTTTAGCTTCTCAGGACGGACAAATTGTGCAGATCAACAAAGCAGGTATTGGAGAAATTCTGAAAGACGGCGAAAATATTGCTACGATTGTTCCTAATAAAATCGATTATGCAGTGGAAATTTACATAAAACCAGTCGATTTACCTTTGGTAAAAGAAGGTCAAAGGGTGATGTGTATTTTTGACGGTTTCCCGGCAATCGTATTTTCAGGATGGCCAAATTCCAGTTACGGAACTTTCGCAGGAAAAGTAATTGCAGTTGAAAATAACATCAGTCCCAACGGACTTTTTAAGGCATTGGTGATCGAAGATAAAAATGAAAAACAATGGCCTCCGAAAATAAAAATAGGAACCGGAGTGCAGGGGATTGCCATTTTGAATGATGTTCCTATTTGGTACGAATTATGGCGAAATATCAATGGTTTTCCGCCGGATTATTATGAAGTGAAACCGGAAAAATCTGCTGCAAATGAAAAATCTAAATAG